The nucleotide window AGTCAGCGATCAGATCCTCAACGCCGAAACGCCGCCGATTTCCTACGAGATCATCCCACCCAAGCGCGGCACCAACATCGAGAGCGTCTTTGGCATCGTGGAGCAGCTCAAGCCGCACGAGCCGCCGTTCATCGACGTGACGAGCCACGCGGCCGAGATCTACTACGAGGAGATGCCCGACGGCACCGTGCGCAAGCACGTCAAGCGCAAGCGCCCCGGCACGCTCGGGCTGTGCGCCGCCATCCAGCACCGCTTCGGCATCCCCGCCGTGCCGCACCTGCTCTGCCAGGGCTTCACCCGCGAGGAGACCGAGGACGCCCTCATCGAACTGCACTACCTCGGCATCCGCAACGTGCTTGCGCTGCGCGGCGACGACAAGGGCTTCCGCAAGCCCACCAACAACAACCGCTCGCGCAACGACTACGCCGAGGACCTCGTCCGGCAGATCGACAACATGAACCGGGGCCAGTTTCTCGAACAGCTCATCGACGCGCAGGCGACCGACTTCTGCGTCGGCGTGGCGGGCTACCCGGAGAAGCACTTCGAGTCGCCCAACCCGACGTGGGACGTGCTCGCGCTCAAGCGCAAGGTCGACGCCGGCGCGGACTACATCGTCACGCAGATGTTCTTCGACAACCGGCACTACTTCGACTTCGTCGAGCGCTGCCGCGAGGTCGGCATCACGGTGCCCATCGTGCCGGGCCTGAAGATCATCACATCGAAGAAGCACCTCACGTCGCTCCCGGCGTTTTTCCACCTAGAGATCCCCGAAGCGCTCGCGGCCGAGGTCGAGGCCGCCGACCGGAAGAACGTGTCCGCCGTTGGCATCGAGTGGGCACGGCAGCAGGCGCAGGAACTGCTCGAAGGCGGAGCCCCGGCGCTGCACTTCTACATCATGCAGACGGCCAAGCACGCCCTCCAGGTCGTCGAGCCGCTGCGGAAGATGGCGTAGGGGGAGTGTGGCTGTGCGGCCGTGTTTCTGTGAGGCCGTGGGGTGAGCACCTTCGCGGCAACACGGCCCCACAGAAACACGGCTTCACGAGGGCGCTAGCCCTCTCGCACCAGCGGCATCGTCATGCAGCGGGCGCCGCCGCGGCCGCGCGAGAGCTCGTGGCCGGTGAGCTGGAGGGCGACCTTCTCGCCCACGGGGACGGTGCCGTTCTCGTAGAAGGAGAGGAAGTGCTCGGCGTTGACGACGTGGAAGCCCTGGTCGCGCAGCGCGGCGAAGGTGTGGCGGTTGCGCTCGTAGGCCAGCACCAGGTTCGGTGCGACGGCGAAGAGGTTGGCTCCGTCGGTCCACTGCTCGCGCTCCTGGTTGAGCGGGTCGGCGCCGCCGCACGGGATGAACGTGAATGGGTGCCCCGTCAACTCCTCGATGGCAACCTGCACGCTGGGCAGCACGCGCGTCTGGAAGCGCCCGCCCCCTGCGGTGGTGGCGTCGTACTCCGAGAAGTGGAAGACGTTGTGCCGCTCCCGCGCAATGATCGGCGGATAGACCATGCACGTCTCGTCGTCGATGAAGGTGAACACCGTGTCGAGGTGCATGCACGAGCGCTTGTTCGGCAGGTTGACCATCAGCACGTCCGTGACGGGCGTCTCGGCGAGTAGGCGCTCCGTGACGGCCATCACGCCGCCGAGCGAGGTCCGCTCCGACTGCCCAATGAGCACGAGCGACTCGTTGACCACGAGGAGGTCGCCACCTTCGAACGAGACATAGTCGGGTAGGACGAACAGCTGGTCCCGGTTCGCAGCGAAGCGCGGGTGGTGGCGGAGGATCGCCTCGACGATCACGCTCTCGCGGCGGCGGGCGTCGGTGGCAGCGCGGCTCATCACCACGTGGCTGCCCA belongs to Bacteroidota bacterium and includes:
- the metF gene encoding methylenetetrahydrofolate reductase [NAD(P)H] encodes the protein MKVSDQILNAETPPISYEIIPPKRGTNIESVFGIVEQLKPHEPPFIDVTSHAAEIYYEEMPDGTVRKHVKRKRPGTLGLCAAIQHRFGIPAVPHLLCQGFTREETEDALIELHYLGIRNVLALRGDDKGFRKPTNNNRSRNDYAEDLVRQIDNMNRGQFLEQLIDAQATDFCVGVAGYPEKHFESPNPTWDVLALKRKVDAGADYIVTQMFFDNRHYFDFVERCREVGITVPIVPGLKIITSKKHLTSLPAFFHLEIPEALAAEVEAADRKNVSAVGIEWARQQAQELLEGGAPALHFYIMQTAKHALQVVEPLRKMA
- a CDS encoding arginine deiminase family protein produces the protein MPTAPPAPARPSDAVDTLHVTSETALLRQVVVHTPGEEMSLVAPDNKDALLFDDILFTDRAREEHQQLCAVFERVVGKPEAVLQIGALLRGTFEDADAGADARAWFVAELSRALPARNYARYETDLLALDPDALDRFAVTGQSPLPLVAPPLPNLLFTRDLCAVVGSHVVMSRAATDARRRESVIVEAILRHHPRFAANRDQLFVLPDYVSFEGGDLLVVNESLVLIGQSERTSLGGVMAVTERLLAETPVTDVLMVNLPNKRSCMHLDTVFTFIDDETCMVYPPIIARERHNVFHFSEYDATTAGGGRFQTRVLPSVQVAIEELTGHPFTFIPCGGADPLNQEREQWTDGANLFAVAPNLVLAYERNRHTFAALRDQGFHVVNAEHFLSFYENGTVPVGEKVALQLTGHELSRGRGGARCMTMPLVREG